The Camelina sativa cultivar DH55 chromosome 16, Cs, whole genome shotgun sequence sequence gaTGTATTAATGATGTGAATATAATGTGGAAATAGATGTGGAAAGCATGATCATGTGAAGAACACGTGACGTGCAGATGAATTGCAAGTGATGATATACGCATATCCATGTCATGTGTTTATCATGTACTTATGTGTAATATCGACGTGTTTTCCATACATGCATGCCTGTGTATTATATTCATACTTTGTGGAATGTTTTTGGTGCTCGAACGTTTTAATTTGGTTACGGTTAgtcttaattcttttttgatACAGAACATTTTCTCATGATCTTAGATTCTTAGAAtcttttattgaataaaatttcTTGTTTAATGATCAGATTTACAGAATGCCACCATGATTTATGCTTACATTTCAGTTTTCACTTGTGGAtcaataaatatagaaaaagaagatttgtgaagtacaaacaaaaacaaataagtgaATAACTAATACATTATTGCtaattatcaaaacaaaacttattttagtggtattttgaggaattcctctaattatatactaattttGAAGTAATTATATTTACTTCCAATATGTGATATTCTAACACATTTAAAATGATGActtttataattgatttatcTTGGACCGATCGAGTTCCATTTTTGGTAGATCGATTCTCTACCATGATAATCTCATGTGAaacaaattaatacaaaattacgtcgaataaatcaaaagatttcGCATGGCTGTTCTGTTCTTGCATTGTAGTACAATATAATTACTAGTACTTAAGGAACTATAATTGTAATAACTAGCGTATCAAAAGAAGAATTAAATACATAAATGTTCCAAAGTGGAAACAATCTAATGGCCTCGCCAAATTTGAACCATTTGTCGTTTTAAGTTGACTATTTCCAAGAAATAAAGACACAACAATAATAGCCAGATAACATTTTTcttcacacacacaaaacactCTTAGAGAAATTAATGTTCAAGTTAGACgatgcaaccaaaaaaaataaagtttaatttGGCAACCAATAAGAATCGACCACAAAAGGAGCTTTTGTCTCCGAGTCTCAAAATTACTCACTCCACTCTCCACATATACACACTTCCCTTCAGTATACAGTATCGAGTCTATCGCTACATCTATAAATACCCTCCGATTCCAACTCCTCTTCTCCACCAAACATATCATATCATACCAAAACGGCAAAACATAAAggtataaaaacatatataaagccTTTAGCATGAGTTCAACGTTGAGTGATGTGTTTAGATCACATCCCATTCACATCCCACTCCCAAGCTTACCCGACCTCAAATCTCTCCCTGATTCTTACACGTGGACCACCAAAGATGATCTCCTCTTCTCCGCCTCCGCCTCCTCCGACTCCCACGAATCCCTGCCGCTCATTGACCTCTCCGATCCCCACGTGACCACTCTTGTGGGCAATGCTTGTACCACGTGGGGCGCGTTTCAGATCACCAACCACGGAGTGCCCTCGCGACTTCTCGACGACATTGAGTTGCTAACCGGAAGTATTTTCCGGCTTCCCTTCCAACGGAAGATCAAGGCGGCTCGGTCGGAGAATGGCGTCTCCGGCTACGGCGTTGCTCGTATAGCTTCTTTCTTTAATAAGAAAATGTGGTCCGAAGGTTTCACCGTTGTTGGCTCTCCTCTCCACGATTTTCGAAAACTCTGGCCCAGCCATCACCTCGAATACTGGTAGCTTAATTTCTCTATGATTCATGTTCTTATACGTCAGGACCCGTATAACGTAACACATCTTacgtatatatatgtcaaaccaaaaagaacaccTGTGGACGTTAGTACATACAGttgactatatatattcaattgaTATGGATTCGTCAATAAtctgaaaaaggaaaagtagaaaccaccttcttctttttttttgccatgtcGCAGTTAGTAAAAAGCACAATAAAAAGCTGATAGTCCCACCATAATATTAgtacagtatatatattaaaagaggtTTTTCTATCGTAATAGTGTTCAATAAAAATATACCTTAACGAGTGAATGTGAAAATATAAGACATTTTCTTTGCTTAGAGTTAGAGATTACattgataaaattaaattgttCACTGAAATTCTTGGtttatataaaagcaaatttCAGAACTTCTCTTTGTGGTCTATAAGGGAACGTGTTATATATGACAAGTTCAAtacattacaatttacaagGATACTAATAAGTTCGCATGGATTCAACAGTGAAATAATTGAAGAGTATGAAGAACATATGCAAAAGTTGGCAGCCAAGTTGATGTGGTTGGCCTTAGATTCACTCGGAGTGAAAGTGAATGACATAAATTGGGCCGGGCCTAATTCAGACTTTCAAGGAGCCCAAGCAGCTATCCAACTAAACCATTATCCAATATGCCCAGAACCAGACCGATCGATGGGCCTCGCAGCCCATACTGACTTAACCCTCTTGACCATTTTGTACCAGAACAACACCGCCGGTCTCCAAGTTTTCCGGGAAGACATGGGCTGGTTCACCGTGCCAACTGTCCCTGGCTCACTAGTGGTCAATGTCGGTGACTTACTCCACATTCTTACCAACGGAATCTTCCCGAGCGTGCTTCACCGTGCCAGGGTTAACCACATCCGATCTCGCTTCTCCATGGCTTACCTTTGGGGTCCACCCTCCGATCTAATGATCTCTCCACTTTCAAGGCTCGTTGATCCTCTCCAATCTCCTCTCTACCCGTCTCTCACTTGGAAACAGTACCTTGCTACCAAAGCTACTCATTTTAATCAGTCTCTTTCCATTATTAGAAACAACATGTCTTCAGGCcaaatttcttgattttatttttacctatctattttttttttttttttatcaaaagctTTTTGTTAGAACtatagttatataaaaaaagtgtcATTCATACCATGCATTGCATGTACACACACTTGTTCTAATTGTAATATTAGTACTTGGGTCCAAATAATGGAAAGAGACTTATGTAGCTGCGGCCGAATAATTGTAATTGTAAGTTTTCCATCTCGTCCTTGTACTCTTCGATTATGTAGttgaaacttttattttgcATTTCAATATCGGTGACGTGCAGCCGAATAATCGAAGAGTACAAGGACGAGATGGAAAAATTAGCCAATAGACTTATGTCTAGCATATTGGGCTCACTTGGTGTGACCGTGGACGACATAGAATGGGGTCAGAAACCAGGGAACTCTGGATCAAAAGTGGGGCGAGGCGCCATACGGCTAAACCATTACCCGGTGTGTCCTGAACCAGAACGAGCCATGGGTCTAGCCGCTCATACAGACACCACAATCCTAACCATTCTGCACCAGA is a genomic window containing:
- the LOC104752489 gene encoding gibberellin 3-beta-dioxygenase 2; translation: MSSTLSDVFRSHPIHIPLPSLPDLKSLPDSYTWTTKDDLLFSASASSDSHESLPLIDLSDPHVTTLVGNACTTWGAFQITNHGVPSRLLDDIELLTGSIFRLPFQRKIKAARSENGVSGYGVARIASFFNKKMWSEGFTVVGSPLHDFRKLWPSHHLEYCEIIEEYEEHMQKLAAKLMWLALDSLGVKVNDINWAGPNSDFQGAQAAIQLNHYPICPEPDRSMGLAAHTDLTLLTILYQNNTAGLQVFREDMGWFTVPTVPGSLVVNVGDLLHILTNGIFPSVLHRARVNHIRSRFSMAYLWGPPSDLMISPLSRLVDPLQSPLYPSLTWKQYLATKATHFNQSLSIIRNNMSSGQIS